ATCCCATTTGAGGTAAAGGGAAGTCCTGCTGTTTTCTCCAAACATCATGTGCAACTTGGCAAGTAAACAAAGTATGGCATAGAGTTTCTTGTCCCTGCTCCACATAACTTGCAGTTAGTATCTACTTGGATGCCTCTTGATCTGAGCTGGTCTGAAACTGTCAGAGCTCCTGCTAGAGCCCTCCATACAAAGTATCTTTATTTTCGGAGAGGTATGAAGCTTCCAGATGCTTTTCTACAGCCTTTTCTGGACCGGTGGAAGGCTATAAGGGGAAGAGTTAAGATTGAGGATGGTTTCCGTCAGTCCTAGGGAATCTAAGACCAGAAGCAATTTTTGTAAAGATACGAGTAATTATATGATAACACatatatgataatatataataatgacataaaaaataaatagcaacatatttttgaaattttttttcgaaaaagaaaaaacatatatttcaaaaaaaaaatatataaaatattatattatacttatcagaaaaataaaataacatttaatacaaaataataaaataatattgacTACttacaacaaatatatatttatataagagaTAAAGTAAACAGTTGTTCAGGTGCACAGGTCAAAGTCAAATAATGTTTAAAATGGAAGTAATCTCATTTAATATTTGATTCTAAATAGGGTaggaaaaaaatctaacaaCCCTTTTTAGACTAGCACTCTCGTATATATCCACAAGCAGTCTAACATATGATAAAGAAAGAGGGTGAACAAACGTTGAGTTAGATAAAGAGACAGAGGTAGCAATATCAGCAAATTCATGGCCGACATTCTCCGGCGACATGTTCTCCTTTTAACGGTGGCGGCCGTGTTATTCTCAACCGTTCCGGTTTCAAACTCAATTCCATTTATAGTGCTCCACGGTAATTAATTTCATCTTCAAACTATTTTATGCTTTTCCTTTTTCCGATTAACTATCaatgaaaagataaattaactAACAACTAAttaattgaattaaaaaaaacaggACTTGGAGATAAATGCTCTGGTGGAGTTAGTGACTACGCGACACTCCTAAGCAACCTCTCCGGCTCTCCTGGCTCTTGCTTGTAAGTGGTGCCATCAACCATTCACACTAAACTTCTCTTTGACGCTATATTTTCATGTCTTTAATTTGATTAACAGAGAAATAGGACACGGAGGACACGGAGCAAGAGACTCATGGTTCATGCCACTAACGCTCCAAGCGAAGTTAGCGTGTAATATAGTGAAGAATATGACAGAGCTGAGTCAAGGTTACAACATTGTTGCAGAGTCTCAAGGAAACATGGTAGCTAGAGGTTTAATCGAGTTCTGCGACGATGCTCCTCCTGTCATCAACTATGTTTCCTTAGGAGGACCTCATGCTGGCGTCGCCGCTCCCCCCAACAAGTGGTGCCAtgtataaactttaaatttattaatgatttaattttattggttaCTACTCTAAATCACTGTTATTAACAACAACAATGGTGTTAACATGTGTGTGAAGGCTGGTCCATTCTGCGCTATAGCAAATTTTTTTCTGAAGATAGGGGTCTACAACGACTTCGTTCAAGTATATGATTTATATCTCTTTGTTTAAGATCAAATTCCTTTAATCATGATTTGAAGAAT
Above is a genomic segment from Raphanus sativus cultivar WK10039 unplaced genomic scaffold, ASM80110v3 Scaffold3782, whole genome shotgun sequence containing:
- the LOC108834930 gene encoding uncharacterized protein LOC108834930, whose protein sequence is MADILRRHVLLLTVAAVLFSTVPVSNSIPFIVLHGLGDKCSGGVSDYATLLSNLSGSPGSCLEIGHGGHGARDSWFMPLTLQAKLACNIVKNMTELSQGYNIVAESQGNMVARGLIEFCDDAPPVINYVSLGGPHAGVAAPPNKWCHAGPFCAIANFFLKIGVYNDFVQDHIAPSGFVKIPDEKTKYLEHSKYLPKLNNERPDQRNSTFKDRFASLHNLVLVMFLNDTILVPRETSWFGFIVDGGVDTIAVAQLTALYIEDWIGLKALDDAGKVKFVSVPGDHLMIGFDDTVKYVVPYLK